One Embleya scabrispora DNA segment encodes these proteins:
- a CDS encoding MMPL family transporter, with translation MFERIAELTVRRPKLVLVVAGLLVVLMGVLGAGAFGKLLSGGGFDDSASESTRAKQVIDKKFGGETNLVLLVRAPDGGVDGPAAKQGGQTLVADLKKEKHLDNVISYWDAGIPELRSKDGRQAMVLAHVKGDDSERAENVKGILEHYTGRYGPGLTIRAGGAGAVGDELSEQVVKDLVLAEAIAVPLTLLLLLVVFGSVVAALLPLVIGTVAVVGTFAELAVLGGLTDVSVFAINLTTALGLGLGIDYALLMISRFREHLAAGAEVDEAVRHTVRTAGRTVAFSAATVAAALASLLVFPQFFLRSFAYAGVGVIIVAAVATLFVMPALLALLGHRVNSGRMPWARFDRPASARTPLWGRIAGTVMRRPALTAIPVLAVLLLAASPLLGITFGTADERVLPEDAQSREVSAALRADFDGNDAAAVHIVVDGPVTEGPLAAYASELSRHRDVVRVATSTGTYIGGRPAAPGAGNPALGRPDAQRIDVVSALAPKSDAAQDLVADVRAVTPPPGTHPLVSGTDAELVDSKDSIGGRLPLAIALVAVTTFLLLFLFTGSVVQPLRALLLNMISLGAALGAMTWMFQDGHLASLFGFTPQPMDTSMTVLMFCIAFGLSMDYEVFVLSRIKELHDEGKDTESAVVDGLGHTGRIVSAAAALLAVSFFAFGTAEISFMQMFGMGTGLAILIDAIAVRGVLVPVAMRLLGRSAWYAPGPLRRFHDRFGLSEGGPAPAAAPKPPVGAVIEKDTAGV, from the coding sequence GTGTTTGAACGCATAGCCGAACTCACGGTTCGCCGGCCGAAATTGGTACTCGTCGTCGCGGGTCTGCTCGTGGTGCTGATGGGCGTCCTGGGCGCCGGCGCGTTCGGCAAACTGCTGAGCGGGGGCGGGTTCGACGATTCGGCCTCCGAGTCCACCCGCGCCAAACAGGTCATCGACAAGAAGTTCGGCGGCGAGACCAATCTGGTCCTGCTGGTCCGCGCCCCCGACGGCGGCGTCGACGGCCCCGCGGCCAAGCAGGGCGGGCAGACCCTGGTCGCCGACCTCAAAAAGGAGAAACACCTCGACAACGTGATCTCCTACTGGGACGCGGGCATCCCGGAACTGCGCTCCAAAGACGGCCGGCAGGCCATGGTGCTCGCCCATGTCAAGGGCGACGACAGCGAGCGCGCGGAGAACGTCAAGGGCATCCTCGAGCACTACACCGGGCGGTACGGTCCCGGGCTCACCATCCGGGCCGGCGGCGCCGGCGCCGTCGGCGACGAGTTGTCCGAGCAGGTGGTGAAGGACCTCGTCCTGGCCGAGGCGATCGCCGTACCGCTGACCCTGCTCCTGCTCCTCGTCGTCTTCGGCAGCGTGGTCGCGGCGCTGCTGCCGCTGGTCATCGGGACCGTCGCGGTCGTCGGCACGTTCGCCGAACTCGCCGTCCTCGGCGGCCTCACCGACGTCTCGGTCTTCGCGATCAACCTGACCACGGCCCTGGGCCTCGGCCTCGGTATCGACTACGCCCTGTTGATGATCAGCCGATTCCGCGAACACCTCGCGGCCGGGGCGGAGGTGGACGAGGCCGTCCGGCACACCGTGCGCACCGCGGGCCGTACGGTCGCGTTCTCCGCCGCCACGGTCGCCGCCGCGCTCGCCTCACTCCTGGTCTTCCCGCAGTTCTTCCTCCGCTCGTTCGCCTACGCCGGCGTCGGAGTGATCATCGTCGCCGCGGTCGCCACCCTGTTCGTGATGCCCGCGCTGCTCGCCCTCCTGGGACACCGGGTCAACAGCGGCCGCATGCCGTGGGCGAGGTTCGACCGCCCCGCCTCCGCCCGCACGCCCCTGTGGGGACGGATCGCCGGCACCGTCATGCGGCGTCCCGCGCTCACCGCGATTCCGGTGCTCGCCGTACTGCTGCTGGCCGCGAGCCCGCTGCTCGGCATCACCTTCGGCACGGCCGACGAACGGGTGCTGCCCGAGGACGCGCAGAGCCGGGAGGTCTCGGCCGCGCTGCGGGCGGACTTCGACGGCAACGACGCCGCGGCCGTACACATCGTCGTCGACGGTCCGGTGACCGAGGGCCCGTTGGCGGCGTACGCGAGCGAGTTGTCCCGGCACAGGGACGTGGTCCGCGTCGCGACCTCCACCGGCACGTACATCGGCGGCCGGCCCGCCGCGCCCGGCGCCGGCAACCCGGCTCTGGGCCGCCCGGACGCCCAACGCATCGACGTGGTGAGCGCCCTGGCCCCCAAGTCGGACGCCGCTCAGGACCTGGTCGCCGACGTACGGGCGGTCACGCCGCCTCCGGGAACCCACCCGCTGGTCAGCGGCACCGACGCCGAACTGGTCGACTCCAAGGACTCGATCGGCGGCCGACTCCCCCTCGCGATCGCCCTGGTCGCCGTCACCACCTTCCTCCTGCTCTTCCTGTTCACCGGCAGCGTCGTACAACCGCTGCGCGCACTGCTCCTGAACATGATCAGCCTGGGCGCGGCCCTGGGCGCGATGACCTGGATGTTCCAGGACGGTCACCTCGCCTCCCTGTTCGGCTTCACCCCGCAGCCGATGGACACGTCGATGACCGTGCTGATGTTCTGCATCGCCTTCGGCCTGTCGATGGACTACGAGGTGTTCGTGCTCAGCCGGATCAAGGAACTGCACGACGAGGGCAAGGACACCGAGTCCGCCGTGGTCGACGGCCTCGGCCACACGGGACGCATCGTCAGCGCCGCGGCCGCGCTGCTCGCGGTCAGCTTCTTCGCCTTCGGGACGGCCGAGATCAGCTTCATGCAGATGTTCGGCATGGGTACCGGGCTGGCCATCCTGATCGACGCGATCGCCGTGCGGGGCGTGCTGGTCCCCGTCGCGATGCGGCTGCTGGGCCGCTCGGCCTGGTACGCGCCCGGCCCGCTGCGCAGGTTCCACGACCGCTTCGGCCTGAGCGAAGGCGGCCCGGCGCCGGCGGCCGCGCCGAAGCCCCCGGTCGGCGCGGTCATCGAGAAGGACACGGCGGGCGTCTGA